The following are encoded together in the bacterium genome:
- a CDS encoding thiolase family protein, protein MSSVSGRYAIVGVGTSRFGKLQGVSTMGFTLEASKRAIEDAGIGRDAIDGVLVMMPAIMGEQHGWAARVAGYLGLEPTFSATMDLGGATACGSVQTAMAAIDAGYCTAVLCCFATQNWPQGVAMQLFGSEFQVPYGDVGALTLMGHIKRRQMHEHGYTEAQYGQIAVTWRAHARDNPEAQMQKPMTLEQYLASRWVVEPLRLFDCCPNTDGGGACIVTSLERARDLKQKPARILGAGQTHATEIIHPNGRDPERLSGSRAADQVYAMAGVQPADVDCAQLYDAFTPRVMHDLVAYGFCAPGEAGAFVEAGQVTHGGSLPCNTAGGLISEGHLSGFGHIREAVRQVRGTAAARQVPDCELCLVTGYGGAPHEAPPTVSYSALLLGRD, encoded by the coding sequence ATGAGCAGCGTCAGCGGCAGGTATGCGATCGTCGGCGTGGGCACGTCGCGTTTCGGCAAGCTGCAGGGGGTGAGCACGATGGGCTTCACCCTCGAGGCGAGCAAGCGGGCGATCGAGGATGCGGGCATCGGCCGCGACGCCATCGACGGCGTTCTGGTGATGATGCCGGCGATCATGGGCGAGCAGCACGGCTGGGCGGCGCGGGTCGCCGGCTACCTCGGCCTCGAGCCGACGTTCTCCGCCACCATGGACCTCGGCGGCGCCACCGCCTGCGGCTCGGTGCAGACGGCGATGGCGGCGATCGATGCCGGCTACTGCACGGCGGTGCTGTGCTGCTTCGCGACCCAGAACTGGCCGCAGGGCGTCGCCATGCAGCTCTTCGGCTCGGAGTTCCAGGTCCCGTACGGCGACGTCGGCGCGCTCACCCTGATGGGCCACATCAAGCGCCGGCAGATGCACGAGCACGGCTACACCGAGGCGCAGTACGGGCAGATCGCCGTCACCTGGCGGGCGCACGCGCGCGACAACCCCGAGGCGCAGATGCAGAAGCCGATGACCCTCGAGCAGTACCTGGCCTCGCGCTGGGTGGTGGAGCCGCTGCGTCTCTTCGACTGCTGTCCGAACACCGATGGCGGCGGCGCCTGCATCGTGACCTCGCTGGAGCGCGCCCGCGATCTCAAGCAGAAGCCGGCGCGCATCCTCGGTGCCGGGCAGACGCACGCCACCGAGATCATCCATCCCAACGGCCGCGACCCCGAGCGCCTCTCCGGCAGCCGCGCTGCCGACCAGGTGTACGCGATGGCCGGCGTGCAGCCGGCGGACGTCGACTGCGCGCAGCTCTACGACGCCTTCACGCCGCGCGTCATGCACGACCTGGTCGCCTACGGTTTCTGCGCCCCGGGCGAGGCCGGCGCCTTCGTCGAGGCCGGCCAGGTCACCCATGGCGGCAGCCTGCCGTGCAACACCGCCGGCGGGCTGATCTCCGAGGGCCACCTCTCCGGGTTCGGCCACATCCGCGAGGCGGTGCGCCAGGTGCGCGGCACCGCGGCGGCGCGACAGGTGCCCGACTGCGAGCTCTGCCTGGTCACCGGCTACGGCGGCGCGCCGCACGAGGCGCCGCCGACGGTCAGCTACAGCGCCCTCCTGCTCGGGCGCGACTAG
- a CDS encoding helix-hairpin-helix domain-containing protein translates to MLAALALCAASPLFAGTTPLNINTASAAELATLKGIGPAKAQAIVEHRDKNGQFKSVDDLRLVRGVGDKMLEQLRPQVTVSGAPAAPEPAANAAAPKK, encoded by the coding sequence ATGCTCGCGGCGCTGGCGCTGTGCGCCGCGTCGCCGCTGTTCGCCGGCACCACCCCGCTCAACATCAACACCGCCTCGGCGGCTGAGCTCGCGACCTTGAAGGGCATCGGCCCGGCCAAGGCGCAGGCGATCGTCGAGCACCGCGACAAGAACGGTCAGTTCAAGAGCGTCGACGACCTCAGACTGGTGCGCGGCGTCGGCGACAAGATGCTCGAGCAACTGCGCCCCCAGGTCACCGTCAGCGGCGCACCCGCCGCACCGGAACCGGCGGCAAACGCTGCCGCACCGAAGAAGTAG